A segment of the Candidatus Doudnabacteria bacterium genome:
CAAAGCCTTTTCTTTCACTTCAGACTGTGAAGCACCGGAAGAAAATGCCAAAGACGCGCGGACCCGGCCCAAAACCTGAACTACCACCGTAACTGTTTCTTCCTTGGTTAATTTTTCATTATATTTCGGCCAGGATTGGGTATGAATTGATTCCTTATGCTTCAACTGATGCCATAGATCTTCTGTCATGTGCGGGGCAAAGGGCGCTAGCAGGATCAAAAAAGTTTCCCAATTCTCTTTTGACAGTTGCTTGTTCTCGTTCAAAAATTCCATAAATGAGGCGACAGCGGTATTGAATTTGAAATTCTCAATGTCAGAAGTGATTTTTTTGGTCAATTTATTGATTTGCTTGTTGTCCGTGCCTGCCTCAAAAACCTGCTGATACCGCCAAACTTTGTCCAAAAATCTTTTTACGCCGACAATTCCATTGGTTTGCCAAGGCTTGGCGTCTTCCAAGGGCCCCAAGAACATTTCATACATCCGGAAGGCATCAGCGCCGAATTGTTCGATGACTTCGTCCGGATTGATGACATTGCCTCGCGATTTGCTCATTTTCTCGCCATCAGGTCCCAGGATCAATCCTTGATTGCGAAGTTTGATGAATGGTTCTTCAAAATTAACATAACCCAGATCAAATAAAGCTTTGGTAAAAAATCTTGCATACATCAAATGCAACACTGCGTGTTCCGCGCCGCCCACATACGTGTCCACAGGCAGCCATTCTTTCATTTTTTTCTTGTCGGCAAAAGATTTGTCATTATGAGGATCGGCAAACCGGAAAAAATACCAGGATGAATCCACAAACGTATCCATAGTGTCGTGATCGCGCCGGGCCGGGCCTTCGCACTTTGGACATTTCACGTCATTGAATTTTTTTGATCTGGCCAAAGGGGATTCGCCTGTGGGTATGAAATCAACATCATCCGGCAATTTCACGGGAAGATCTTCATCCGGCACAGGACTCATGCCGCATTTGTCGCAATAAATGATCGGGATGGGCGCGCCCCAATATCGCTGCCTGGAGATCAGCCAATCGCGTAGTTTATATTGAATTTTTTTAGTTCCGAATTTTTTAATTGCTTCCGGAATTGGCATGAGTGGTTTGTCGGCAATAGGGATATCATACTTTTCCGCAAATTGTCGGTCCCGCTCGTCGTGCGCAGGAACTGCCATGATCGCGCCGGTGCCATAAGTCGCGAGTACATAATCTGCGATCCAGACCGGAATTTTTTCTTTAGTGGCAGGATTAATCGCAAAGGCCCCGGTGAATTCACCTGTTTTTACTTTCTCCAATGCTGTCCGTTCCAGTTCTGATTTAGCTTTGGTTTTTTCTATATATTCGTTAACTGCTTTTTTGCGGTCTGCAGTCGTGATTTGAGGTAACAAAGAGTGTTCCGGCGACAAAACCATATATGTTGCGCCGAACAATGTATCTGGCCTGGTGGTGAAGACTTTGATTTTTTCTTTTCCATTTTCCAATTCAAACTCGATCTCTGCTCCTTCGCTTCGGCCGATCCAGTTTTTCTGCATGAGTTTGATCGGCTCCGGCCAGTTCAGTTTAGTAAGTTCATTCAACAGCCTGTCTGCGTAATCCGTGATCTTGAAAAACCATTGGGATAACAGTTTTTGCACAACGACAGTGCCGCATCGCTCGCAGCAGCCGTCGATCACCTGCTCATTGGCCAGAACCGTCTGGTCTTTCGGACACCAGTTCACATATGCCTCTTTTTTGTATGCCAGGCCTTTTTTGTATAACTGCAAAAACAGCCATTGGGTCCATTTGTAGTACTCAGGATCAGAAGTGTTTAATTCACGTGACCAATCATAAGAAAGCCCGATGGACTTTATCTGCTCCCGAAAACGGTTTATATTTTTGGCAATCGATTCAGCTGGAGCGATCCCTTCTTTGATCGCATAATTCTCCGCCGGCAGGCCAAAAGCGTCCCAACCCATGGGATGCAGAACATCGAAGCCCTGCATGCGCATGAAGCGGGATAAAATATCAGTCGCTGTATACCCTTCCGGATGGCCGACGTGAAGGCCAACACCAGACGGATACGGGAACATATCCAAAATATACTGCTTCTTCTTTGGATGCTCAGGCGTTTTATAGAGTTGCATCTTCTCCCAAGCTTCCTGCCACTTCTTTTCAATTGTCTTATGGTCGTAAATTTCTGGCATATACTCAACTTATTCTAGCATTTCGGGCATTTTTTGATAAATGATTTCAAATAGTTTAAAATAGTGTTAACTTCACGGAGGGTCTCATGCCTCTGAACCAGGAAGAACTCGACCGGAAGATCCACCAGCTTACGTTTTGCTACCGGATCGTCGCCAAAAAGCTTCTGGGCAATTCGGAGTTGGGCAAACTCTGGGCACAAGAACAGAACAGACGACAGGACCAAGTCTTTGGGCTAGAAATACTCTGGTCCAAAACGCAACAAAAGTTTCGCGAAGAAAGGCAGAGAATGGACCAGGGTTTTGCGGAGTTTGTCATGCTGCTTGAGTCGTCGATCGAAGAATCATCAGCCGCAAGCACTCTTCGCAACATCAAGGAAGAGATCCAAGGGGCCTACCCGGAATTCTGTATCGGCATTCTGATATCGTCACAGCCGAAACAGACAGCTCTGGTGTGCCTCCCAAAATCATCTCGCTTCGAAATTAATGCCAATGACCGCAGGTTCCTGCGATCTTTGCGAATTGTGGCAGACCAATCAGATCAACAGGATTAACCTGCTGATCTTTTTTTTATGCCAAACAGTTCACAAGCATTCTCAAAAGTTTTTTGCCCGACCTCTTCCACATTCAATTTTCTGATCTCAGCCATCCTTGCCGCCACATGCCGGACATAGGACGGTTCGTTTCTTTTTCCGCGATAAGGCGGGGGGGTTAAGTAAGGCGCATCGGTTTCCGTCAGCAATCGGTCAAACGGGGATTTTTCCACGACTTCCGCCAGCTTACCGGTTTTGTCAAAAGTTAAAATACCGTTGAGTGCAATATAAAATCCCAAGTCAAGAAATTTTTTCGCAGTTTCCCAGTTGTCCGTAAATGAATGCGCCACGCCCGGAAGCCCTTCGTATTCGCTTTTCAAAATTTCTATCAAGTCAGAATAGGCATCGCGGCAATGGATTATGACGGGCAGGCCGTGTTTTTTTGCAAATTCCAATTGTTTGATGAATTCTTGTTTTTGCCGCCGCTTGATGGGTTCCGGATCTTGCCCTAGGGGCAATCGGAAATAATCCAGTCCGCACTCCCCGATCGCCACAACTTTATCCGAAAGCATTGGCTCATAATCCGTTTCCTCAAAATTTTCCGCACGGGATTGGAAATGGCTTT
Coding sequences within it:
- the leuS gene encoding leucine--tRNA ligase; amino-acid sequence: MPEIYDHKTIEKKWQEAWEKMQLYKTPEHPKKKQYILDMFPYPSGVGLHVGHPEGYTATDILSRFMRMQGFDVLHPMGWDAFGLPAENYAIKEGIAPAESIAKNINRFREQIKSIGLSYDWSRELNTSDPEYYKWTQWLFLQLYKKGLAYKKEAYVNWCPKDQTVLANEQVIDGCCERCGTVVVQKLLSQWFFKITDYADRLLNELTKLNWPEPIKLMQKNWIGRSEGAEIEFELENGKEKIKVFTTRPDTLFGATYMVLSPEHSLLPQITTADRKKAVNEYIEKTKAKSELERTALEKVKTGEFTGAFAINPATKEKIPVWIADYVLATYGTGAIMAVPAHDERDRQFAEKYDIPIADKPLMPIPEAIKKFGTKKIQYKLRDWLISRQRYWGAPIPIIYCDKCGMSPVPDEDLPVKLPDDVDFIPTGESPLARSKKFNDVKCPKCEGPARRDHDTMDTFVDSSWYFFRFADPHNDKSFADKKKMKEWLPVDTYVGGAEHAVLHLMYARFFTKALFDLGYVNFEEPFIKLRNQGLILGPDGEKMSKSRGNVINPDEVIEQFGADAFRMYEMFLGPLEDAKPWQTNGIVGVKRFLDKVWRYQQVFEAGTDNKQINKLTKKITSDIENFKFNTAVASFMEFLNENKQLSKENWETFLILLAPFAPHMTEDLWHQLKHKESIHTQSWPKYNEKLTKEETVTVVVQVLGRVRASLAFSSGASQSEVKEKALADANVKRHLEGKEIVKEIFVQDKLINFVVE
- a CDS encoding TatD family hydrolase translates to MYFDTHTHVNFSAFKEDRDQIVKRALDAETWMINVGTQTDTSQSAVDLAKDHPEGVYAAIGLHPVHTYQQMLDEEESHFQSRAENFEETDYEPMLSDKVVAIGECGLDYFRLPLGQDPEPIKRRQKQEFIKQLEFAKKHGLPVIIHCRDAYSDLIEILKSEYEGLPGVAHSFTDNWETAKKFLDLGFYIALNGILTFDKTGKLAEVVEKSPFDRLLTETDAPYLTPPPYRGKRNEPSYVRHVAARMAEIRKLNVEEVGQKTFENACELFGIKKRSAG